From the genome of Anopheles moucheti chromosome 3, idAnoMoucSN_F20_07, whole genome shotgun sequence, one region includes:
- the LOC128304513 gene encoding small integral membrane protein 12-A, protein MWPLIMQFLRSNAAYITLPVAAVVGVIGYNIEGLLSDKYTPYSPSIQEKRAERITEDEKLKAATDVEKLVYRENVLGRNLSPSLENGK, encoded by the exons ATGTGGCCTTTAATTATGCAATTCCTGCGTTCCAATGCGGCCTACATCACACTCCCCGTGGCAGCTGTAGTTGGTGTGATAGGATATAACATCGAGGGCCTCCTTTCGGACAAGTACACCCCCTACAGTC cTTCCATTCAAGAGAAACGAGCAGAGCGCATCACCGAGGATGAGAAACTAAAAGCGGCGACCGACGTAGAAAAGCTCGTTTACAGGGAGAATGTACTCGGACGGAACCTTTCACCTTCGCTTGAGAATGGAAAATAG